A genomic stretch from Scatophagus argus isolate fScaArg1 chromosome 19, fScaArg1.pri, whole genome shotgun sequence includes:
- the stmn4 gene encoding stathmin-4: MTLAAYKEKVKELPLVSLFCACLNPQTADKPTYKAEDAVDLGWCVIKDVEVIELNKRASGQAFEVILKPPSFDGVPDLNTSMPQRRDPSLEEIQKKLEAAEERRKCQEAELLKHLAEKREHEREVIQKAFEENNNFIKHAKEKLEQKMEANKENREALLAAMLERLQEKDKHAEEVRKNKEMKEEACR, encoded by the exons ATGACTCTGGCAG ccTACAAGGAGAAGGTCAAAGAGCTCCCCCTGGTGTCTCTATTCTGTGCCTGCCTGAACCCACAGACTGCAGACAAACCTACATACAAGGCAGAAG ATGCAGTGGACCTGGGCTGGTGCGTCATCAAAGATGTGGAGGTGATCGAGCTAAACAAGCGGGCATCAGGCCAGGCCTTCGAGGTTATCCTCAAGCCCCCATCGTTTGACGGCGTGCCAGACCTCAACACCTCCATGCCGCAGCGCCGTGACCCATCACTGGAAGAGATCCAGAAGAAGCTGGAGGCTGCCGAAGAGAGACGGAAA TGTCAAGAGGCTGAGCTGCTGAAGCACCTGGCAGAGAAAAGGGAGCACGAGCGTGAGGTGATCCAGAAGGCCTTCGAAGAGAACAACAACTTCATCAAGCATGCCAAGGAAAAACTTGAGCAGAAGATGGAGGCCAACAAGGAGAACCGGGAGGCCCTGCTGGCTGCCATGCTGGAGAGGCTTCAGGAGAAG GACAAACATGCAGAAGAAGTGAGGAAGAACAaggagatgaaggaggaagCATGTCGGtag
- the mcm3 gene encoding DNA replication licensing factor MCM3 — protein MATDVVDDREMREAQRDYLDFLDDDQDQGIYQSKVRDMISENKARLIVNINDLRRRNEARAAKLMNSAFEELLAFQRALKDLVASVDATYAKQYEEFYIGLEGSFGSKHVTPRTLTSRLLGSMVCVEGIITKCSLVRPKVVRSVHYCPATKKTMERKYTDMTSLDAFPSSAIYPTKDEENNPLETEFGLSIYKDHQTITVQEMPEKAPAGQLPRSVDIILDNDLVDMVKPGDRVQVIGTYRCLPGKKGGFTSGTFRTIMIACHIKQMSKEVSPYFSADDVAKIRNFSRTRSKDVFDQLARSLAPSIHGHEYIKKAILCMLLGGVEKVLENGSRIRGDINILLIGDPSVAKSQLLRYVLHTAPRAIPTTGRGSSGVGLTAAVTTDQETGERRLEAGAMVLADRGVVCIDEFDKMSDMDRTAIHEVMEQGRVTIAKAGIHARLNARCSVLAAANPVYGRYDQYKTPMENIGLQDSLLSRFDLLFIVLDQMDPEQDREISDHVLRMHRYRDPRELEGAAMTLGGTVDILATEDPDAIAEEHEELQIYEKHNNLLHGSKRKKDKILSKEFMRKYIHIAKSVTPVLTEEAANHIAEEYSRLRSQEQMGADIARTSPVTARTLETLIRLSTAHAKARMSKAVELEDSEVAVELVQFAYFKKVLEKEKKRSRKERDSGSEEEEDEDSSTQRSQRTARKRGRRGSQGSEPYSPYDFSEEQDVPEIQAGTPKPAKPRQEEEAMDATSQAEDEELSAERLKEFKSSLFAVFQSAHAQSVKMKTLMDDINKERQNRFTEPEVRSALARMQDDNQVMVADDIIFLI, from the exons ATGGCAACTGACGTCGTAGATGACCGGGAGATGAGAGAGGCTCAGAGGGACTACCTGGACTTTCTGGACGACGAT CAAGACCAGGGGATTTATCAGAGCAAAGTCCGGGACATGATCAGCGAGAATAAAGCTCGACTCATCGTCAACATCAACGACCTGAGGAGACGTAACGAGGCCCGGGCTGCAAA GCTGATGAACAGTGCCTTTGAGGAGCTGCTGGCATTTCAGCGGGCACTGAAGGACCTGGTGGCCTCGGTGGACGCCACCTATGCCAAGCAGTATGAGGAGTTCTACATTGGTCTGGAGGGCAGCTTTGGCTCCAAACACGTTACACCACGAACCCTGACCTCTCGCCTGCTGGGCAGCATGGTGTGTGTAGAGGGCATCATCACCAAGT GTTCTCTTGTGCGTCCTAAAGTAGTGCGCAGTGTCCACTACTGCCCAGCCACCAAGAAGACAATGGAAAGGAAATATACTGACATGACCTCCCTGGATGCCTTCCCCTCCAGTGCTATCTACCCGACCAAG GATGAGGAGAACAACCCTCTGGAGACAGAGTTTGGCCTCTCCATCTACAAGGACCATCAGACCATCACGGTGCAGGAGATGCCAGAGAAAGCCCCCGCTGGTCAGCTGCCTCGCTCCGTGGACATCATCCTGGACAATGACCTGGTGGACATGGTCAAACCCGGAGACCGAGTGCAGGTCATCGGAACGTACCGCTGCCTGCCTGGGAAGAAGGGAGGATTCACATCTGGCACGTTCCG AACCATCATGATAGCCTGCCACATCAAGCAGATGAGCAAGGAGGTGTCCCCCTACTTCTCAGCAGATGATGTAGCCAAAATCAGGAACTTCAGCCGGACTCGGTCCAAA GATGTGTTTGATCAGCTGGCTCGTTCTCTAGCTCCCAGTATCCATGGCCACGAGTACATCAAGAAGGCCATCCTTTGCATGTTGCTGGGCGGCGTGGAGAAGGTGCTGGAAAATGGATCGCGCATCAGAGGAGACATCAACATCCTGCTCATCG GTGATCCGTCTGTAGCAAAGTCCCAGTTGCTGCGTTACGTACTCCACACAGCGCCCAGGGCCATCCCCACCACTGGGCGAGGCTCCTCTGGTGTGggtctgactgctgctgtcaccacagACCAGGAGACCG GTGAGCGTCGCCTGGAGGCGGGTGCCATGGTGCTGGCTGACCGCGGCGTGGTGTGCATCGACGAGTTTGACAAAATGTCCGACATGGACCGCACGGCCATCCACGAGGTGATGGAGCAGGGCCGCGTCACCATCGCCAAGGCTGGCATCCACGCCCGCCTCAACGCCCGCTGCTCTGTGCTGGCGGCTGCCAACCCCGTCTACGGCAGG TACGACCAGTATAAAACCCCCATGGAGAACATCGGCCTCCAGGACTCCCTGCTGTCACGTTTTGACCTCCTGTTCATCGTCTTGGATCAGATGGACCCCGAGCAGGACCGCGAGATCTCGGACCACGTGCTCAGGATGCACCGCTACCGTGACCCCCGTGAGCTGGAGGGAGCAG CCATGACTCTGGGTGGGACAGTTGACATCCTGGCCACAGAAGACCCAGATGCCATCGCAGAAGAGCATGAGGAGCTGCAGATCTATGAGAAACACAACAACCTGCTGCATGGAAGCAAGAGAAAGAA GGATAAGATTCTAAGTAAGGAGTTCATGAGGAAGTACATCCACATTGCCAAGTCTGTGACACCGGTGCTGACAGAGGaggcagccaatcacattgCAGAAGAGTACTCGAGGCTGAGGAGCCAGGAGCAGATGGGTGCTGATATCGCCAGG acCTCTCCAGTGACGGCCCGTACGCTGGAGACTCTGATCCGTCTGTCCACAGCACATGCCAAGGCCCGAATGAGCAAAGCTGTGGAGCTGGAGGACTCAGAGGTGGCCGTGGAGCTCGTCCAGTTTGCCTACTTTAAAAAG GttctggagaaagagaagaaacgCTCCAGAAAGGAGCGCGACTCTGGTtcggaggaggaagaggatgaggactcGTCCACTCAGCGTTCACAGAGAACAGCAAGGAAGAG GGGGCGACGTGGCTCTCAAGGCAGCGAGCCCTACAGCCCGTATGACTTCAGTGAAGAGCAGGACGTGCCAGAGA ttcAAGCCGGCACCCCAAAACCAGCCAAGCCAcgacaggaggaggaggccatGGATGCCACATCACAGGCCGAAGACGAGGAGCTCTCAGCAGAGAG GCTGAAGGAGTTCAAGTCGTCCCTGTTCGCGGTCTTCCAGTCTGCTCATGCTCAGTCAGTCAAGATGAAGACCCTGATGGACGACATCAACAAAGAGCGCCAGAATCGCTTCACAGAGCCTGAGGTGCGATCTGCTTTGGCTCGCATGCAGGATGACAACCAAGTCATGGttgctgatgacatcatctttCTCATCTGA
- the il17a/f3 gene encoding interleukin 17a/f3, whose translation MQLVLGVLLVLGLATLLHGARKSPDVSVMSKKGREMKGRTVRLILNPLLQPQITGRSVSAIANMSLSPWMYRESYEASRLPARISNAQCLTSGCLSLQGGGEDAALVAEPIKYQILVLHRVQRQRRNNKKGRKARKKYDFRLGTEVITVGCTCVRPSVIPQL comes from the exons ATGCAGCTG GTGTTGGGAGTTCTGCTGGTGCTGGGCCTGGCCACGCTGTTGCACGGCGCCAGGAAAAGCCCGGATGTCTCTGTGATGTCGAAAAagggaagagaaatgaaaggcaGGACGGTGAGACTGATTCTGAATCCCTTGTTGCAACCTCAGATCACCGGCAGATCTGTCTCAGCCATCGCCAACATGTCTCTGTCACCTTGGATGTACAG AGAATCCTATGAGGCATCTAGGTTGCCTGCACGGATTTCTAATGCTCAGTGCCTGACCTCCGGCTGTCTGAGCCTgcaggggggaggagaggatgcAGCCCTTGTGGCTGAACCTATCAAATACCAGATCCTGGTCCTGCACAG AGTCCAAAGGCAAAGGCGCAATAACAAAAAAGGGAGGAAGGCAAGGAAAAAGTATGACTTCCGACTGGGGACGGAGGTGATCACAGTGGGCTGCACCTGTGTGAGACCCAGTGTCATACCACAGCTGTAA